The genome window GACCCGCGTCGGGCTCATGTTCTGCAGGATCTCGGTGCACAGGTTGCTGGAATAGACCATGCCCTGGTGCTTGTTCGGGTTCATGCGATTGACTTCGTCGCGATAGAACATGAACGGGTTGCCGGTCTCCAGCTGGCTGACCATGATCCGCTTGAACATGTCGATGGCCTTGACCACCTTGCGACCGATGCGCTCGTCGGCCACCACTTCCTCGTAGCGCGCGCGGAAGCTGCCTTCGCCGCGCTTCTCGTCGAAGAAGTCCTGCAGGTACCAGCCCTTGACCTCCTTCACTTCGTGCGGGTCGAACAGGTACCACTCGCCGCGGCGCTCCACCGCTTCCATGAAGATGTCCGGCACGCACACCGCGGTAAACACGTCGTGCGCGCGCAGGCGCTGGTCGCCGTTGTTCAGGCGCAGGTCCAGGAACGCCTCGATGTCGCGGTGCCAGATGTCCAGGTACACGGCGATGGCGCCCTTGCGCTGGCCGAGCTGGTCCACCGACACGGCGGTGTTGTTGAGCTGCTTGATCCACGGCACCACGCCGCCGCTGGAGTTCTTGACCCCGCGGATCGCCGAGCCGGAGGAGCGCACGTAGCCCAGGTAGGCGCCGACGCCGCCGCCGTGCTTGGACACGCGCGCCACGTCGGTGTTGGAGTCGTAGATGCCCTGCAGGCTGTCGTCGACGGTGTCGATGAAGCAGCTCGACAGCTGCCCGCCGATCTTGCCGGCATTGGCCAGGGTCGGGGTGGCCACGGTCATGTACAGGTTGGACAGCGCCCAGTAGGCCTCGCCGACCAGCTGCATGCGCCGCTCGCGCGGCTTCTCGTCCTGCATCAGGTACAGGGCGATGGTCAGCCAGCGCTCCTGCGGCAGTTCGTAGACCTTGCGCGAGTTGTCGGTGGCCAGGTAGCGGGTGGCCAGAAGGTACAGGCCGTTGTAGGCGAACAGCTTGTCGCGCTCCGGGTCGATCATGCGGCCGGCTTCGGCCAGTTCGTCCTTGGAGTAGTTCTTGAGGATGTCGATCGAGTACACGCCGCGGTCGGCCAGGCTTTCCTGCAGGCCGACGTAGGAGCCGTACTTCTCGCCGGCATCGTAGAAGCGGTTCTTGCTGGCGCGCTTGTACAGGCGGTCCAGGTACAGGCGCGCGGCGAAGTACTCCCACTCCGGCGTGGCGATGTCCACGCGCGACTCGGCCTCGCGGATCAGGTAGTCGACCATGTCGTCGGCCGACAGGCTTTCCTTCTTCTCGATGAAGGCGAAGGCCTTGCGCTCGTAGTCGCTCACGTCCAGCTGCGGGAACTCGGCGTGGATCCGGTCCAGGGTGCGCTGCAGGCGCGAGCGGTCGAAGGCCATGCGGCGGTTGCCGCCGTCCTTGACGATCCAGGTCACGGCGCGCTGGTCGTTGCTCGGCTCGCTGCTGGCCGGCTCCGGCTGGGCGGTGGCGGCAGCGGTCGTGGGGTCGACGACGGCGTCCACGGACGCGGTGGCCGGCAGGCTGTGGGTCTGGCTCATGAAGGTCTCCAAGCGTGGTGCACGCGGCCGCCCGACCCTCGCAGGCAGCGGTCCGACCGGATCGGCGGGTGGCGGCGGTGTCGCGAAGACTGCAACGGCGCAGG of Xanthomonas sacchari contains these proteins:
- a CDS encoding ribonucleoside-diphosphate reductase subunit alpha; the encoded protein is MSQTHSLPATASVDAVVDPTTAAATAQPEPASSEPSNDQRAVTWIVKDGGNRRMAFDRSRLQRTLDRIHAEFPQLDVSDYERKAFAFIEKKESLSADDMVDYLIREAESRVDIATPEWEYFAARLYLDRLYKRASKNRFYDAGEKYGSYVGLQESLADRGVYSIDILKNYSKDELAEAGRMIDPERDKLFAYNGLYLLATRYLATDNSRKVYELPQERWLTIALYLMQDEKPRERRMQLVGEAYWALSNLYMTVATPTLANAGKIGGQLSSCFIDTVDDSLQGIYDSNTDVARVSKHGGGVGAYLGYVRSSGSAIRGVKNSSGGVVPWIKQLNNTAVSVDQLGQRKGAIAVYLDIWHRDIEAFLDLRLNNGDQRLRAHDVFTAVCVPDIFMEAVERRGEWYLFDPHEVKEVKGWYLQDFFDEKRGEGSFRARYEEVVADERIGRKVVKAIDMFKRIMVSQLETGNPFMFYRDEVNRMNPNKHQGMVYSSNLCTEILQNMSPTRVIQEMISGDQIVTTKQAGDFVVCNLSSVNLGRAVTAQPDLLSPDILERLIRIQVRMLDNVIDLNELPVPQATITNQKYRAIGLGTFGWHHLLAQKGIDWNSPAAEEYSDTLYERINYLTIQASLALAKEKGAYKVFKGSDWQNGEYFSKRGYTSAEWQELAAQVGVHGVRNAWMVAVAPNMSTAQIAGSTASIDPIYSAFYYEEKKDFRRPVVAPGLTVDTYPYYEKGAYRVDQFASVRQNARRQRHVDQSISFNFYVPSGIRASTLLDLHMTAWKEGLKTTYYVRSNDIDISECEWCSS